One window from the genome of Nitrospira defluvii encodes:
- a CDS encoding inorganic phosphate transporter encodes MTPPPLDTIETVVDRPLSASFEENSSQIGLFLILLLLTIGGIYVAGELTSDLSDVRASSVWPFVLLGFALLIALGFEFVNGFHDTANAVATVIYTHSLPAHVAVAWSGIWNFIGVMLASGAVAFGIVALLPVELILQVSAGAGFAMVFALLIAAIIWNLGTWYLGLPSSSSHALIGSVIGVGITNQLMAAGSTNTSGVDWTQALNVGKSLLFSPLIGFSAAAFLLLIAMKALPVDKLYKPPRGKTPPPLWIRGLLILTCTGVSFAHGSNDGQKGMGLIMLILIGTVPTVYALNRTVDVSYTPAFVETSTKSEAILQRYSKTAVTPADPRQTVADYIRTHEIRPDTLPALRALSGMVRTQIASYATVAQIPTEQTSNVRNDMYLLGESLRWMDKTREPAFARADRDILLHYKSLLDNATKYIPVWVKASVAIALGLGTMIGWKRIVVTVGEKIGKTHLSYGQGASAELVAMTTIGAADLFGLPVSTTQVLSSGVAGTMAANRSGLQWQTVRSLALAWVMTLPASILLSGTLFWLFRHFA; translated from the coding sequence ATGACGCCGCCCCCCCTCGACACCATCGAAACCGTCGTCGACCGACCGCTCAGTGCGTCGTTCGAGGAAAACAGCTCGCAAATCGGCCTTTTTCTTATCTTGCTGCTCCTAACCATCGGTGGAATCTATGTCGCCGGTGAGTTGACCTCAGACCTGTCCGACGTCCGCGCCTCGTCGGTCTGGCCGTTCGTCCTGCTCGGGTTTGCGCTCCTGATCGCGTTGGGCTTCGAATTCGTCAACGGATTCCATGACACGGCGAATGCGGTGGCGACGGTGATTTATACGCATTCCCTGCCGGCGCACGTTGCCGTCGCATGGTCCGGCATCTGGAATTTCATCGGCGTCATGCTCGCCTCCGGCGCCGTGGCCTTCGGCATCGTCGCCTTGCTGCCGGTCGAGTTGATTCTGCAGGTGAGCGCCGGAGCAGGGTTTGCCATGGTGTTTGCGTTGTTGATTGCCGCAATTATCTGGAACCTGGGCACATGGTATTTGGGGCTGCCCTCCTCCAGTTCGCATGCATTGATCGGTTCGGTCATCGGCGTCGGCATCACCAACCAGCTGATGGCGGCCGGGAGCACCAATACCAGCGGCGTCGATTGGACCCAGGCCCTCAACGTGGGGAAATCTCTGTTGTTCTCACCTCTCATCGGATTTTCAGCCGCGGCGTTTCTCCTCCTGATTGCCATGAAGGCCCTCCCCGTCGACAAATTGTACAAACCGCCGCGCGGTAAAACGCCGCCACCTCTCTGGATCCGTGGCCTGCTCATTCTCACCTGCACGGGCGTCAGCTTTGCCCATGGCTCCAATGACGGACAAAAGGGCATGGGCCTGATCATGCTCATCCTGATCGGCACGGTACCGACGGTGTATGCGCTCAATCGCACCGTGGATGTGTCGTACACGCCCGCCTTCGTGGAGACATCGACCAAATCGGAAGCCATTCTCCAGCGGTACAGTAAAACGGCTGTGACCCCGGCCGACCCCAGGCAAACGGTAGCAGACTATATCCGCACGCACGAAATTCGCCCGGACACCTTGCCCGCCCTTCGCGCCTTGAGCGGCATGGTTCGCACACAGATCGCCTCCTATGCGACCGTCGCCCAAATCCCGACGGAACAGACCTCCAACGTGCGCAACGACATGTACCTGCTCGGAGAATCTCTGCGTTGGATGGACAAAACGCGCGAACCGGCCTTTGCGCGAGCGGATCGCGACATCCTGCTCCACTACAAATCCCTGCTGGATAACGCCACCAAATACATTCCGGTGTGGGTCAAAGCCTCCGTGGCGATCGCGCTGGGGTTGGGCACGATGATCGGATGGAAACGTATCGTGGTGACCGTCGGGGAAAAGATCGGGAAGACGCACCTCTCTTATGGACAAGGCGCCAGTGCGGAGCTGGTTGCCATGACGACCATCGGCGCGGCAGACCTCTTCGGCCTACCGGTCAGTACGACTCAAGTGCTGTCCTCAGGCGTCGCGGGCACCATGGCCGCCAATCGCTCGGGTTTGCAGTGGCAGACGGTCCGGAGTCTTGCACTCGCCTGGGTTATGACCCTGCCGGCGTCAATCCTGCTGTCGGGAACCCTATTCTGGCTCTTCCGGCACTTCGCCTGA
- a CDS encoding tetratricopeptide repeat protein: MRRHVRYSHPCIVGLAWCLFICPVMAGQDVLPLDYPQSLERDLAALLSRLSAQGDEPKALLEGAELYMQIADDLFSDEGQRQLAYEAGAAMAKRALYIDPRQAHAHFLYAATLGSAERLKGIADAGLVLNDIKRHLREALAIDPTHPQALQMMGGLYAELPWVLGGSEAEAESYLRRAIEADGRYTNAHLILARLLMKQRRFAEARLHLQAVIDVQQPHYPYSWMRLFKPEAERLLKALPPS; encoded by the coding sequence GTGCGCCGTCACGTCAGATATTCGCACCCTTGTATTGTCGGGCTTGCCTGGTGCCTGTTCATCTGTCCGGTCATGGCCGGTCAGGATGTCCTGCCCCTCGACTATCCCCAATCTCTCGAACGTGACCTTGCGGCACTGTTGTCCCGGCTGTCTGCGCAGGGCGATGAGCCCAAAGCGTTGCTGGAGGGGGCAGAACTTTATATGCAGATCGCCGACGATCTGTTCAGCGATGAGGGCCAGCGGCAATTGGCCTATGAGGCCGGTGCGGCGATGGCCAAGCGTGCGTTATACATCGATCCGCGTCAGGCCCATGCCCATTTTCTGTATGCTGCAACCCTCGGGAGTGCCGAGCGGTTGAAAGGCATCGCCGACGCGGGGCTGGTGCTGAATGACATCAAGCGCCATCTTCGAGAGGCGTTGGCCATCGACCCGACTCACCCGCAAGCGCTCCAGATGATGGGGGGGCTGTATGCCGAGCTGCCGTGGGTGCTTGGTGGGAGTGAGGCAGAGGCCGAGTCCTACCTGCGTCGTGCGATTGAGGCGGATGGGCGCTACACGAACGCGCATCTGATCCTTGCCCGCCTCCTCATGAAGCAGCGCCGGTTTGCCGAGGCGCGCCTGCATCTGCAGGCGGTCATCGATGTGCAACAGCCTCACTATCCCTACAGCTGGATGCGTCTGTTCAAGCCGGAAGCCGAACGCTTGCTGAAGGCTTTGCCTCCCTCCTGA
- a CDS encoding prolipoprotein diacylglyceryl transferase family protein, whose translation MAVNELVAAGLVAFYAGLFWWAFRVLPGEGWQFLAAVPLTKRPDGQWVGLNLTYYGAFTASAVVIAVAWSVVLMGSVGLSLTSILALAMIVLGVCVPSAKGLARLIEGKTNTFTVGGASMFGLFLLPWVVMAMNVGLGALGGDALPMTAVLAVVSIAYAFGEGTGRLACLSFGCCYGAPLKQSPPWLSTLFAHHHTAFVESTRKAAYERNLEAIPLIPIQAMTAAVCVAAGVVGLWLFLQGHILAAFLVTVLVTQVWRVVSEYLRADYRGGRAFSHYQWLSLVGLVYAGLLALWLPDSPSALPDLLRGVRTLWQPGVLICLQILWVVMFLFTGRSRVTQSTLSMQVIQDQI comes from the coding sequence ATGGCTGTCAATGAACTTGTCGCCGCTGGACTGGTTGCCTTCTACGCCGGATTGTTCTGGTGGGCCTTTCGTGTCTTGCCGGGGGAGGGATGGCAGTTTCTCGCCGCGGTGCCGCTCACCAAACGGCCGGACGGGCAATGGGTCGGTCTCAACCTGACCTACTATGGCGCCTTCACCGCCAGCGCGGTCGTCATCGCGGTGGCGTGGAGCGTGGTGTTGATGGGCAGTGTGGGCCTGTCCCTGACCAGCATCCTTGCGCTGGCCATGATTGTCCTGGGCGTCTGCGTGCCCTCGGCCAAGGGGCTGGCACGCCTTATCGAAGGGAAAACGAATACCTTCACGGTGGGCGGCGCGTCCATGTTCGGCTTGTTCCTGCTCCCGTGGGTCGTCATGGCGATGAATGTCGGACTCGGCGCGTTGGGAGGAGACGCATTGCCCATGACGGCGGTCCTGGCGGTGGTGAGTATTGCCTACGCATTCGGTGAAGGGACCGGACGGCTGGCCTGTTTGAGTTTCGGTTGCTGTTACGGCGCTCCCCTGAAGCAGAGTCCTCCCTGGCTCTCCACCTTGTTTGCTCATCACCATACGGCCTTCGTGGAATCCACCAGAAAGGCGGCTTATGAACGGAACCTGGAAGCGATTCCGCTGATCCCCATTCAAGCGATGACGGCTGCCGTCTGCGTTGCTGCGGGAGTCGTCGGCTTATGGTTGTTCCTGCAGGGGCACATCCTCGCGGCATTTCTCGTCACGGTCCTGGTCACGCAGGTGTGGCGGGTCGTCTCGGAGTATCTGCGCGCCGATTACCGCGGTGGGCGTGCCTTTTCGCACTACCAATGGCTGTCCCTTGTCGGACTTGTTTATGCCGGATTACTGGCGTTGTGGCTTCCGGATAGTCCGTCTGCATTGCCGGATCTGCTGCGCGGGGTTCGCACGCTGTGGCAACCGGGCGTCCTCATCTGTCTGCAGATCTTGTGGGTCGTCATGTTTCTGTTCACCGGCCGGAGTCGGGTGACACAATCGACGCTGTCGATGCAGGTGATACAGGATCAGATTTGA
- a CDS encoding phosphatidylserine decarboxylase — MTPHQYIDRETGVVRTEEFLGDRWLNWAYRALWEDAAWFMRALTSQRMTQVLGFFNYDRPFTATQEAVTRCARTLGVDLSECLDDPTRLNTLRRLFQRRLRYWQVRPMDADPRAVVSPADARVLLGSFADDSSLFLKGKFFDYDELLGCDPAPWRDLFRRGDWAIFRLTPDKYHYNHTPVAGQVLDCYEISGRYHSCNPGPVVVAATPYSKNKRVVTILDTEVPGGSRVGIVAMIEIVALMIGQIDQCYSSVAYDDPKMMHVGMMLEKGRPKSLYRPGSSTDVLLFEPGRVRFCEDLVRNRLRSGVYSRFSQGFGRALVETDVKVRSTIGWRTEG, encoded by the coding sequence ATGACGCCGCATCAATATATCGACCGCGAGACGGGCGTGGTGCGGACAGAAGAGTTTCTTGGCGATCGATGGCTCAATTGGGCCTATCGCGCCTTGTGGGAAGATGCCGCATGGTTCATGAGGGCCCTGACCTCGCAGCGGATGACGCAAGTGTTGGGGTTCTTCAACTACGACCGGCCGTTTACCGCGACGCAAGAGGCGGTGACACGCTGTGCCAGGACGCTGGGTGTGGACCTGTCCGAGTGCCTGGATGATCCGACGCGACTCAATACGCTGCGCCGGCTGTTCCAGCGGCGGTTGCGGTATTGGCAGGTGCGGCCGATGGATGCCGATCCACGGGCGGTCGTGTCCCCCGCGGATGCCCGGGTGCTGCTCGGGTCCTTCGCCGACGACTCGTCGCTGTTTCTGAAAGGCAAGTTTTTCGACTATGACGAACTGCTCGGCTGCGATCCGGCGCCCTGGCGGGACCTGTTTCGTCGGGGCGATTGGGCGATCTTCCGCCTGACGCCAGACAAATATCACTACAATCACACGCCGGTCGCCGGCCAGGTGCTCGATTGCTATGAAATCTCCGGGCGCTACCATTCCTGCAACCCCGGGCCGGTGGTCGTCGCGGCCACGCCCTACTCCAAAAATAAGCGTGTCGTGACGATCCTCGATACGGAGGTTCCTGGCGGATCGCGTGTGGGAATTGTGGCGATGATCGAGATCGTGGCCCTCATGATCGGACAGATCGATCAATGTTACTCCTCGGTCGCCTATGACGATCCCAAAATGATGCATGTCGGGATGATGCTTGAAAAGGGGCGTCCGAAAAGTCTCTATCGACCGGGTAGCTCGACGGATGTGCTGCTGTTTGAACCTGGCCGTGTCCGCTTCTGCGAAGACCTCGTCCGGAATCGGTTGCGTTCCGGTGTGTACAGTCGCTTCTCGCAAGGATTCGGTCGCGCCTTGGTCGAGACCGATGTGAAGGTGCGTTCGACGATCGGGTGGAGAACGGAAGGATAA
- a CDS encoding HAD family hydrolase, producing MVKAIVFDFDGVLFDTEPLHYDMFRQVLRMEGISLAPDVYYARYVGLTDPACFRAVLADYGRSPVSSETVARLVHRKTELMQASLRAQLPVVPGVRDCVDTVASRYRTAVASGALREEIVLCLELAGMTSMFEHVSAAQDVHQGKPAPALYLHALAALNRRSALRADECVAIEDTPHGIEAAHQAGMRCIAVATTLPESRLSAADVVVPSLQTTTLERLLCRLA from the coding sequence ATGGTGAAAGCGATTGTGTTCGATTTTGACGGCGTCTTGTTCGACACGGAACCGCTGCATTACGACATGTTCCGGCAGGTGTTGCGCATGGAAGGGATTTCGCTGGCGCCGGACGTCTATTACGCACGGTACGTCGGACTCACCGATCCCGCCTGTTTCCGCGCCGTCCTCGCCGATTACGGCAGATCCCCGGTCTCTTCCGAGACGGTCGCGCGGCTGGTACATCGCAAGACGGAGCTCATGCAGGCATCGCTGCGAGCCCAGTTGCCTGTTGTGCCCGGTGTCAGGGACTGTGTTGACACCGTTGCGTCGCGATACCGCACAGCCGTGGCCTCGGGGGCGTTACGGGAGGAAATCGTCTTGTGTTTGGAATTGGCCGGCATGACATCCATGTTTGAGCATGTGTCGGCCGCACAGGATGTGCACCAAGGGAAGCCTGCTCCCGCGCTCTACCTCCATGCTCTTGCTGCACTGAATCGCCGGTCGGCGCTGCGGGCCGACGAGTGTGTGGCCATCGAAGACACGCCGCACGGCATTGAGGCCGCTCATCAGGCCGGGATGCGGTGCATCGCGGTGGCCACCACCCTGCCGGAGTCTCGTCTCTCGGCAGCTGATGTCGTCGTCCCCTCGTTGCAGACCACGACACTCGAGCGACTGCTGTGCCGGCTGGCGTGA
- a CDS encoding DUF481 domain-containing protein, whose product MSRHDVYRRLLQHGALLFCSLWSGLAWADEVHLQNGDRLTGTIVKMEERVLTLQTDYGGEIKLDWGKVERLTSTSPLKILVPGASHDVLRDFLYGAQDLQEARELGPEGPVPLTDITAINLEPLRVTGTITVGGNSTSGNSSTKAFNSAARMTIQAYRQRLLLEGKYNYGQAGDQVTARNSLASLKHNYFVSKQIFIETFGMLEKDTLQNLQLRSTIGSGLGYQFYETARTTLALSVGLAHVNEHFTNSPNTQTPSARWSVRWEHALWPDRVKVFHRHEAFYDLNAGNAFRVNADQGVRITVYKNLFFNVEYDLRLNTQPAPGRKTTDEAVIFGVGYEFR is encoded by the coding sequence ATGTCCCGTCACGACGTCTATCGCCGCCTGCTTCAGCACGGCGCACTGTTGTTCTGTAGCCTCTGGTCCGGCCTCGCATGGGCCGATGAAGTGCATTTGCAGAACGGGGACCGGCTGACGGGCACGATCGTCAAGATGGAGGAGCGGGTGTTGACCCTCCAGACGGATTATGGCGGCGAGATCAAACTGGATTGGGGTAAAGTCGAACGCCTGACATCGACAAGCCCGCTCAAAATCCTGGTACCGGGTGCCTCTCACGACGTGCTGCGTGACTTCCTCTACGGGGCGCAGGACCTCCAGGAGGCCAGGGAACTCGGTCCGGAAGGTCCCGTCCCGCTGACCGACATTACCGCGATCAATCTGGAACCGCTCCGCGTGACGGGCACCATCACGGTCGGCGGGAACAGCACCTCAGGGAACAGCAGCACCAAAGCCTTCAACAGCGCCGCTCGCATGACGATCCAAGCCTATCGCCAGCGGCTGTTGCTCGAAGGGAAATACAACTATGGGCAGGCGGGCGACCAGGTCACGGCCCGTAACTCGCTCGCGAGCCTGAAACACAACTATTTTGTCAGCAAGCAGATCTTCATCGAAACGTTCGGCATGCTGGAAAAGGACACCCTGCAGAACCTGCAACTCCGCTCCACCATCGGTAGCGGTTTGGGTTACCAGTTCTACGAAACGGCCCGCACCACCCTAGCGCTCTCCGTCGGTCTCGCGCACGTGAATGAACATTTCACGAACAGCCCCAATACACAAACCCCTTCCGCACGATGGAGCGTACGGTGGGAGCACGCCCTCTGGCCGGATCGCGTCAAGGTGTTTCATCGCCACGAAGCATTTTATGACCTCAATGCCGGTAACGCCTTCCGGGTGAATGCCGACCAGGGTGTCCGCATCACCGTGTACAAGAATCTCTTTTTCAACGTGGAATACGACCTGCGATTAAACACGCAACCTGCGCCGGGGCGAAAAACCACCGATGAAGCCGTGATCTTCGGTGTGGGCTATGAGTTCCGTTGA
- a CDS encoding NAD(P)/FAD-dependent oxidoreductase, with product MPEPVVDLCVIGAGAAGLAAGIFAAEHNPAIRVELLDGAKSVGAKILVSGGGRCNVTHDVVTPDDFFGTRHLVRNVLAAFSVRETVEWFASLGVELKCEETGKLFPVTDKARTVLTALLTRARELGVVLRPGHRVSAITRLDTSNNVIGTDQSSRFVIRHREGETLARRVVLATGGRSLPRTGSDGSGYGLARALGHRVTPTVPALVALVLDDRCFHERLSGLSHEVEVETVVEGRSVDRRTGSLLWTHFGISGPVVMDASRFWSLARERGAKVEVCGNFLPGKTVDQAREWFLGRAADAPRRSLVKLVAEVVPERCAEAICLHVGADSQQACGQVPRALRDRLLAALTRFPFPVVRDRGWNFAEVTAGGVPLEEINFRTMESKVVPGLYLVGEVLDCDGRIGGFNFQWAWATGRVAGRAAAASLTAG from the coding sequence ATGCCGGAGCCGGTGGTGGACTTGTGCGTGATCGGGGCGGGGGCGGCCGGGCTGGCGGCCGGCATTTTTGCGGCAGAGCACAATCCAGCCATCAGGGTGGAATTGTTGGATGGAGCCAAGAGTGTCGGGGCCAAGATCCTGGTCTCCGGTGGGGGGCGCTGCAATGTCACGCACGATGTGGTCACACCGGATGATTTTTTCGGCACCCGTCACCTCGTGCGCAATGTCTTAGCCGCGTTTTCGGTCCGTGAGACGGTCGAGTGGTTTGCCTCGCTCGGCGTCGAACTGAAATGCGAGGAGACCGGGAAGCTCTTCCCCGTGACCGATAAGGCGCGTACGGTGCTCACTGCGCTGCTGACCCGCGCCCGAGAGCTCGGAGTTGTATTGCGTCCCGGCCATCGCGTGTCGGCCATCACCAGGCTCGATACATCCAATAACGTCATTGGCACAGACCAGTCGTCCCGGTTTGTGATTCGCCACCGGGAGGGTGAGACATTGGCGCGGCGCGTCGTGCTTGCCACCGGGGGCCGATCGTTGCCTCGGACGGGGAGTGACGGGTCAGGATACGGACTGGCGCGCGCGTTGGGACACCGGGTGACCCCGACCGTTCCGGCGCTGGTGGCGTTGGTGTTGGATGACCGTTGTTTCCACGAGAGACTGTCAGGTCTGTCCCACGAGGTGGAAGTGGAGACCGTCGTAGAGGGACGGTCGGTGGATCGGCGGACCGGGAGCCTGCTCTGGACACATTTCGGCATCAGCGGGCCTGTGGTGATGGACGCGAGTCGATTTTGGTCTCTGGCGAGGGAGCGCGGCGCGAAGGTGGAGGTCTGCGGGAACTTTTTGCCCGGCAAGACAGTCGATCAGGCACGCGAATGGTTCTTGGGGAGGGCTGCCGACGCGCCTCGGCGGTCGCTGGTGAAACTCGTGGCTGAAGTAGTGCCGGAGCGTTGTGCCGAGGCGATCTGTCTTCACGTCGGAGCGGACTCGCAGCAGGCCTGTGGGCAGGTGCCACGCGCACTTCGCGATCGTCTGCTCGCGGCATTGACACGGTTCCCGTTTCCGGTGGTGCGGGATCGTGGGTGGAATTTTGCCGAGGTCACTGCCGGCGGAGTGCCGTTGGAAGAGATCAACTTCCGTACGATGGAGTCGAAGGTGGTGCCAGGGCTCTATCTAGTCGGGGAAGTGCTGGACTGCGACGGACGGATCGGCGGATTTAATTTTCAATGGGCCTGGGCGACCGGACGGGTCGCGGGTCGTGCGGCAGCGGCAAGTCTCACTGCGGGCTAG
- a CDS encoding BON domain-containing protein: MHLFHRLLLPMLLVHLSAGCLLPASSTLPDTPKDATISTNVEAKLAEDQQGGLSDIIVTTEGGTVTLTGTVHKAERKARAAELARQVPGVRRVKNDLEIRAAPAP; encoded by the coding sequence ATGCACCTATTCCACCGATTGCTGCTCCCGATGCTTCTAGTACACCTCTCTGCCGGATGCCTGTTGCCCGCGTCCTCCACCTTGCCGGATACGCCGAAAGACGCGACGATTTCCACGAATGTCGAAGCGAAGTTGGCCGAAGATCAGCAGGGCGGTCTGTCCGACATCATCGTGACGACCGAAGGGGGAACCGTGACCCTGACCGGCACCGTGCACAAGGCCGAACGCAAGGCGCGGGCCGCTGAATTAGCGCGGCAGGTACCGGGGGTGAGGCGGGTGAAGAACGACCTGGAGATTCGCGCCGCCCCTGCGCCGTGA